GCCGCAGTTGTTGGGATTGGACATCGAGGATACCGAGGCTATCCAGAGGGTGCTTCACAACTTTCCCGCCAACCTCACCACCAAAGGGGGGCTCGATATCGCCCTCTGGGAAGCTTGGGCGAGGAGCGAAGGGCAGGAGCTCTGGCAGGTCTTTGAGCCGCACCACCCCCGGGTGCAGGTCAGCTATATCCTGGGCATTGCCGACGAGGCCGAGATGCTCTCCGATGCACAAACGGTCTATCGGGCCGGAGTGCGGGTGCTTAAGGTAAAGGTAGGGCGCGACCTCGAGGCCGACCTCGCCCGCCTTCGCACCCTACGCGAACACTTCCCCGACGTCGTGCTCTACGCCGATGCCAACGAAACCCTCACCCCCGAGGGGGCCGAAGCATACTTGCGCAGGTGGGCCGAGGCCGGGCTTTTGTATGTAGAAGAGCCCCTGCCCATCGCCGAGGTGTTGGCCCGCAAGCGCTTGCGCAAGGCGGCCATCCTCCCCCTCATTGCCGACGACTCGGCCTTTACCCTGCGCGACCTCTGGCGCGAGGCCCAACTCGATACCTACGACATTTTGAACCTCAAACCGGCCCGTACCGGCTATACCCAGACCCTCCAGATGCTGGCCCTGAACCGCACCGAGGGCAAAAAGGCCATGGTAGGGTCGCAGGCCCTGTCCAGCTTTGGGGCCTATCAGACCGCGCTGATGGCCTTCCAGGAAGGGGTGAGCGAGCCCTGTGAGCTGGCTTTTCACCTCAAGGCCGAAGGCGGGTTTTGCAATTTCCCCCCGCTCAAGGAGGGGTGGCTATACTGGGAAGACCTGGTTCAGTGCCGCTTCGACCCCCAGGCTTTTGAGTCCTACGTCCTAACCTAGCTTTATGACACCCATTCTGCTGCCCGAACGGATTGTCCAGGTGTTGCGGGTGATCTGCCCCATCCTGAACGATGCCCGGGTGGAGTGGGCGGTGAGCGGCAGCCTGGCTCTGGCACTGCACGGGTTGCCGGTAGTGCCCAAGGACATTGACCTCCAGACCGACCGCCTGGGGGCTGAGCAGATGGCAAAGTTGCTGGCCGAGTATCTGGTCTATCCCCCGGGAATGCACCTGGGGGTGCGGCTGGTGCGCTCGTATCTGGCCCAGTTCAAGATACAGGGCCTCGAGGTCGAGGCCATGGGCAGCCTGGAGTTTCAAAGTCCAGATGGGCGCTGGAACCCCGCCCCCGACTTCCGGCGCAAACGGACGACGGTGGACTACCTCGGTCTCAGCATCCCGGTGGTTTCACTCGAGTTCCTGCTGGCCTTCTATACCCAGCTCCAGCGCCCGGGCCGGGTCGCCCTGATCGAGGCCAGACTCAAAGCCTTGGGGGAGGGCGGTCAGGGTTCGTGAATGGAGGCCGATTGCCTCCGGCCGCACACGTGCCAAAAGCCCAGCCGTAGGAAGGGGGCTGGACGTCAACTTGCCCTAGTGAATTTCAGCCATAGCGGCAACTCGATTCCTGGGCAATGGTCACTCGAGTTCAAAAGAGCTCGAGCGCATAGGTCACCACGGCGCTGGTCTCCTTGAAGCCTAGACGCTTGTAGAGGGCCTGGGCGGCTTTTTCGTGGTCGTGGGCGCGCACTTGTAGGGTCTGAATCTGTGGGTTGCTAAAGGCCCACTCGGCAGCTGCACCCAGAAGGGCCCGGCCTAAGCCCTTCCCCCTGGCTTCAGGCACCACCCCGATGTAGGCGATCTCGGCCTGGGTGTCGTCGAGCTCGAGCTCGGCCATCCCCACAGGTTCCCCGTTGTGGGCCTGGAAAGCCATAAAAAGCTCCACCTCCGCGCCCAGGAAGTGCTGGCGCAACTCTTCGTCGGTCCAGTGCAAGCGCAGGCTCCAGCCGTCGTCGGCCCGGCTGTAGAGGCTGCGGTACACCTCGGGGTCGCAAGGCTCGGCCCGCTCAATCTTGAAGCCTCTTGGTACCGGATAGGACAGATCGGCACGGCCGATGGCATAAAAGTAGGTGGTGTGTTCGGGGGCAAAACCCACCTGCTCGAGCAAATCGCGGGCATGGCGGTTGCGGGATTCAGGAAAGGCATATAGGGTAGGAAACCCTTCCTGTCGGGCTTTTTTGACCAGGTGCTCCAGCAGGGCCTTGCCGTCGCCCGCACGGATGATGGGGCCCTCGAGGGCCGCCCCTTCCCAGAAGGGTACCAGGGCCCCATACCCCTGTACCCGGCCCGCCTCGAGCCAGACCCAGGCTTTCTCGTCCTCTCCGGCCAACACCTCCCACCATAGCCCCTCAGGGGTACGCGCCTCAGGCGCCAGCGAACGGCGCTCGGGCGCCTCGTCCATCCAGGAGAGCAGCTCGGCGAGCTGGGAAAGGTGGGTTTGAGCAACAGGCCGGTTCATGGCATCATCCCTTTGGGAACACGGCAAACAGGGACGGCTTGGCCAAGACTTCGAATGCACCGATACAAACCACCCTGAATAGCCGTATTGTACAACGTCGGTTTCTGTTAGAATCTCCTGACACATAATGAGTAGCTTTACCACCTTTGTCATCAACCCGGCAGCAGGGCGTGGGCGGGTGGGCCAGATGTTGCGGCAGCTCGAGACCACCATTCGCCAGCACGCCCGGTCTTCGAATCTACAAATCACCATCACCCAGGCCCCAGGCCACGGCCTCGAGGTGGCCCGCAGCGCCCCTGCGGGGAGCCGGGTGGTGGCAGTAGGCGGCGACGGAACCGTGCACGAGGTGGTGCGGGGAATCGCCGGCTCGGACAAGGCGATTGGGGTTATCCCGATCGGCAGCGGCAACGACTTCGCCCGCATGCTGGGCCTGCACCGGTTTTCCCTCGAGGCTGCCCTGCAAACCGCACTGCACGGAAGCGTTCACTCGGTAGACCTCGGCCTGGTCAACGGCCAGCCCTACGGGGCCAGCCTGGGCATCGGATTCGATGCAGCCGTAGCCCGCAAGGCCCTTTCGGCCCCCACTTTTCTGCGGGGGATGCCCCGTTACCTGTATTCGATTTTTGGCGTGCTAAAGGAGCTGGAGCTGCCCACCCTCGAGCTCGTGCAAAACGGCCAGACCGTCTACCAGGGCCCGAGTTTGCTGGTAGCCCTGATGAACGGCCCAGCCTATGGGGGAGGTATCCCCATCGTCCCCGATGCAGTACCTACCGACGGCCTCATCTCGGTCGCAGTGGCCGGTGCATTTAGCCGCCTGGGGGTGGTGGGGATTCTACCTCGGCTGATTGTGGGCCAACACGTGCACCACCCCCGGCTTCACTTCTTCCAGGGCACCGAGTTCACCGCCCGTTTCGACCGCCCGGTTCCGGCCCATTCCGATGGGGAGCTGCTCCTGCCCAGTCACACGTATCAGGTACAGGTGGTTCCGGGGGGCCTGAGGGTGATCCGGCCGTGATTCTGCTTGGGTTCTGCAAACTTAACGCCGTGATTAACGGATGGCCCGGTGACGTATGACCCATCCACTGCACCAACCCTTGATACATTAAGCAGAGGGTCTTTACCCTAGTTAGGAAAGGATCGGCATCGGTGAACGAGGTCAGTTGGAAGCTATTTGCGCCGCTCTCGATTGAAGGGGCCACGCTCCTGATCGAGCACCAGGATTTACCTTCGGGTATGGCCATACGGCTGGGAGGGGCAGGGGGTGTTGTACTTAAGCCCCAAGAAGCCCAGGAGCTATTGCTCAACCTGCTCACCGGCGAATCCTGGGTAAGCAGCCGCCTGGTCTGGGCGGCGCCCCGGCTGCACATCGGACAAAGAGGCTACAACCTGAGCGAGCGGGCCAAGCTGGCCTTGATCGAGGCCTTGCAGTCGCTGTTGGTGGAATCCCATGGCGTGGCAGTCAACCCCATGCCCAAAGAAACCTGGCAGCGCTCGCTCCTGGAAATTACCCAGCATCGCTTTGCCAGCGTGGAAGAAGCCCTGCCCAAGCTGGGCGAAATTTTGCTTTCCCTAGGCTTCAAAGGCGTCTGTTTGTGGCTGCGCGACAGCAACGAGCGTACCCTAAAACTGGTCGGCCAGTACCCCGAAGCCTCCCCCCCCGAAGACCTATCGCCCGAGCGGCACGCAGTGTATTTCCAGGTGCTCGAGCGCAACCTGCTCATCGCCTCCGACGATGCCCGCCAGGACGCCCGCCTGACCGAGCTGCGCGACATCCTGATCAGCCGGGGGCTGGGCGCGGTCTTGCAGGTGGTGTTTCATAGCGAAAACGGCCTGCGGGGGGTAATGTGGATCGAAAGCCTCCAACCCCGTCAATGGAGCAACGCCGACGAAACCCTGGCCCTGGCCATGGCCCAGGTCATCGAGCGCATCCTGCGCCCCCTCAAAGACGACCTTAAAATCCAGACCCCCGAGCGCAAGTCGCTGGCAGTCAAGCGCAGCGAGTTCGAACTTAATCTGGCCCAGGCCCTCTCGCTGGCCCAGCGGCACGGGCGCTCCTTGGCCCTGATGCGCATCCGAATCGAGGGGATGAACAAAGCCCAGACCGAACAGGCCGCCCGCGAAATTGCCTATACCCTGCGCCAGAGCGACTCCCTGGCCTACCTAGGCGACCAGGGCTTTGCCTTGCTGCTTGCTGAGGTGCGCTGGGCAGCAGGGGCCAGCCGGGTGGCCCACCGCTTGTTAGGCCGTTTGCGGGCCGCCCTCTCGGGCCTAAAAATGGGGATAGGCATCGCAATGTACCCCCAGGACGCCACCTCGGTGGAGGGCTTGTGGGGCCAGGCCGAACAAGCCTGCCAAAAGGCCCTCGAGACCGGCGGCGGCATTCGCCTCCTAACCCCCGGCGCCAGCGAGCTGCAAGATGCCCTCACGCAAGACAACCTGACCTTGCACTTTCAGCCGGTTTTTAACCTGAGCGACCTCGAGCTCGTAGCGGTCGAGGCCCTGGCCCGCTGGCCCAAACCCAAGGGGCTGCACCAGGCCGGGGAGTTTCTGCCCTTAGCCGAGCAGGTTGGCCTGATGAGCGCCCAGGATCGCTGGGCCCTCGACAAGGTGCTCGACCAGGCCGCCCTCTGGAAGCCCTCCGGGGTCAGCGCCCGCTTTAGCGTGAACATCTCCGCCGAGACCCTGGTAGACCCCAACTTCCCCACCGTCTTGCAAGAGATGTTCTCGGCCAAACGCCTGCCCACCGACATCATCATCATCGAGCTGAGCGAGGAAGCCATCCTGAGCGACCTCGAGACCGCCAGCCGCAGCCTCGAGATCCTCAAGCACCTGGGGGTCTCCATCGCCCTCGACAACTTCGGCACCAACCCCCTCCCGCTCACCCAGCTCAAACGCTTGCCGCTCGACTGGATCAAGCTCAACCCGGCCCTCTCTTCCTCCGAGAACGCTACCTTAGCCAAGGCGGCCATTGACATGGTGCACGCCGTCGGCACCAAAGCAGTCGCCAAGGGCTTAGAGGAGCAGTCCCAGCTCACCCGCATGAAGGAACTGGGCGCCGACTACGGCCAGGGTCACATCCTGGGCTGGCCCGTCCCCGCCGAAGACCTGGGGGCCCTGCTGGTGTGGGGCATCGGCACCTGAACATCTGCTACCATTGACCCTGTGACCGAAGGTGCGGTGTTGGTGTTGCGGCTGCTACTGTGGCTGCTGCCCGGCCTCCTGATGTTTCTGGCCGTGCGCGGTTTTCTGGCTGGGCGCTACCGCGTGGCGTTGGGCCTGTTGATCGGCGGGGTGCTGGCCGCCCTGCTGGTCAAACCCTTTCCGGTGGGTTTTGCCTTTTGGGTAATTGGCGGGCTGGCCGGACTGGGCGGGGGGCGCAACCCCAGATATGCCCGCGAACTACGCGAGCGGATAGAAGAACAGCAGAGGCGCTAGGGTTAGCAGGCCCAGAGTGAGTGCTCTGCTGAGCTCCTTGGACCTGGCCAAAAGCACCCCGACTTGCGACCTCTGATTGCTTTCAGGGCGAACAACCTTCACAACACCTGGCGCGACCCATCACCCAAAGGTGACCGAGCGCCCGGGGCTCGCTATACTTAAGCGTTATGGCCTCACTGCAAGACAAAACCTCGCTGCTTTCCCTGCCCATCGAGGCACTCCCGGGCGAGGGCTACCGCCGGCGACAGCTGGCGGGCTGGCTCTACGAGAAGGGTGCCCGCCAGTGGGACGAGATGACCGACCTGCCCAGGGCGCTGCGTAACGAGTGGGCCGAGCAGTTCCGGGTTTCGGAGTTTGCCGAGGTGACCCCTTACCCAAGCCAGGACGGCTCGGTCAAGTACCTCTATACCCTGCTCGACGGCCAGAAAACCGAAGCGGTCTATATGCCCTACTTGAACCGTAAAACCATCTGTATTTCCAGCATGGTGGGTTGTCCGGCGGGTTGTACCTTTTGTGCAACCGGCAAAATGGGCTTCGGGCGCAACCTCACGGCGGCGGAGATTATGGATCAGATTTTGTTTGCCGCCCACCACCAGGGGCACGCCCCCCGCGAGATTCGCAATGTGGTGCTGATGGGTATGGGCGAGCCGCTTTTAAATGTAGAGAATGTGTTTGCGGCCATCGAGCGGATGCTGCACCCCCAGGGCCTGGCCATGAGCCCACGCCGCATTACCCTTTCCACCGTGGGGATTCCACGGGGTATCTACAAACTGGCCGAGTCGGGGCTGGGGGTGCGCCTGGCCCTCTCGCTCCA
This genomic stretch from Meiothermus sp. harbors:
- a CDS encoding enolase C-terminal domain-like protein — its product is MPSIKRITPRPFRLPLRGALRWGKASELAALEHVLLEVELSDGALGRAEIPPRPTIYGETVGTVLAALDYLRPQLLGLDIEDTEAIQRVLHNFPANLTTKGGLDIALWEAWARSEGQELWQVFEPHHPRVQVSYILGIADEAEMLSDAQTVYRAGVRVLKVKVGRDLEADLARLRTLREHFPDVVLYADANETLTPEGAEAYLRRWAEAGLLYVEEPLPIAEVLARKRLRKAAILPLIADDSAFTLRDLWREAQLDTYDILNLKPARTGYTQTLQMLALNRTEGKKAMVGSQALSSFGAYQTALMAFQEGVSEPCELAFHLKAEGGFCNFPPLKEGWLYWEDLVQCRFDPQAFESYVLT
- a CDS encoding nucleotidyltransferase domain-containing protein; translation: MTPILLPERIVQVLRVICPILNDARVEWAVSGSLALALHGLPVVPKDIDLQTDRLGAEQMAKLLAEYLVYPPGMHLGVRLVRSYLAQFKIQGLEVEAMGSLEFQSPDGRWNPAPDFRRKRTTVDYLGLSIPVVSLEFLLAFYTQLQRPGRVALIEARLKALGEGGQGS
- the rlmN gene encoding 23S rRNA (adenine(2503)-C(2))-methyltransferase RlmN, producing the protein MASLQDKTSLLSLPIEALPGEGYRRRQLAGWLYEKGARQWDEMTDLPRALRNEWAEQFRVSEFAEVTPYPSQDGSVKYLYTLLDGQKTEAVYMPYLNRKTICISSMVGCPAGCTFCATGKMGFGRNLTAAEIMDQILFAAHHQGHAPREIRNVVLMGMGEPLLNVENVFAAIERMLHPQGLAMSPRRITLSTVGIPRGIYKLAESGLGVRLALSLHAPDDETRQQIIPTAHRYRIAEIMEAVRHYYAQTGRRVTLEYTLLRGVNDHDWQARALAGLFKGLSVHMNLIPWNPWEGAPHQGTPKAQILKFAAILEQQGIPTSVRWSRGRDVGAACGQLALKQPA
- a CDS encoding GNAT family N-acetyltransferase, whose protein sequence is MNRPVAQTHLSQLAELLSWMDEAPERRSLAPEARTPEGLWWEVLAGEDEKAWVWLEAGRVQGYGALVPFWEGAALEGPIIRAGDGKALLEHLVKKARQEGFPTLYAFPESRNRHARDLLEQVGFAPEHTTYFYAIGRADLSYPVPRGFKIERAEPCDPEVYRSLYSRADDGWSLRLHWTDEELRQHFLGAEVELFMAFQAHNGEPVGMAELELDDTQAEIAYIGVVPEARGKGLGRALLGAAAEWAFSNPQIQTLQVRAHDHEKAAQALYKRLGFKETSAVVTYALELF
- a CDS encoding diacylglycerol kinase family protein, which codes for MSSFTTFVINPAAGRGRVGQMLRQLETTIRQHARSSNLQITITQAPGHGLEVARSAPAGSRVVAVGGDGTVHEVVRGIAGSDKAIGVIPIGSGNDFARMLGLHRFSLEAALQTALHGSVHSVDLGLVNGQPYGASLGIGFDAAVARKALSAPTFLRGMPRYLYSIFGVLKELELPTLELVQNGQTVYQGPSLLVALMNGPAYGGGIPIVPDAVPTDGLISVAVAGAFSRLGVVGILPRLIVGQHVHHPRLHFFQGTEFTARFDRPVPAHSDGELLLPSHTYQVQVVPGGLRVIRP
- a CDS encoding GGDEF domain-containing phosphodiesterase; protein product: MNEVSWKLFAPLSIEGATLLIEHQDLPSGMAIRLGGAGGVVLKPQEAQELLLNLLTGESWVSSRLVWAAPRLHIGQRGYNLSERAKLALIEALQSLLVESHGVAVNPMPKETWQRSLLEITQHRFASVEEALPKLGEILLSLGFKGVCLWLRDSNERTLKLVGQYPEASPPEDLSPERHAVYFQVLERNLLIASDDARQDARLTELRDILISRGLGAVLQVVFHSENGLRGVMWIESLQPRQWSNADETLALAMAQVIERILRPLKDDLKIQTPERKSLAVKRSEFELNLAQALSLAQRHGRSLALMRIRIEGMNKAQTEQAAREIAYTLRQSDSLAYLGDQGFALLLAEVRWAAGASRVAHRLLGRLRAALSGLKMGIGIAMYPQDATSVEGLWGQAEQACQKALETGGGIRLLTPGASELQDALTQDNLTLHFQPVFNLSDLELVAVEALARWPKPKGLHQAGEFLPLAEQVGLMSAQDRWALDKVLDQAALWKPSGVSARFSVNISAETLVDPNFPTVLQEMFSAKRLPTDIIIIELSEEAILSDLETASRSLEILKHLGVSIALDNFGTNPLPLTQLKRLPLDWIKLNPALSSSENATLAKAAIDMVHAVGTKAVAKGLEEQSQLTRMKELGADYGQGHILGWPVPAEDLGALLVWGIGT